The Chiloscyllium plagiosum isolate BGI_BamShark_2017 chromosome 40, ASM401019v2, whole genome shotgun sequence genome has a segment encoding these proteins:
- the mfap1 gene encoding microfibrillar-associated protein 1, whose protein sequence is MRSSPCDTCSPSCCFRAVCFVSFAQASVSGSCTAAMAAPLSLNAKQPPIQSTAGAVPVLNEKGEVSMEKVKVKRYVSGKRPDYAPMESSDEEEEDFQFVKKPKDAEAEPEVTEELANDPRLKRLQNRLSEDVEERLARHRMIVEPEVVMEAESEDEGEPWHIDREDTSEEEEEEVDDEEIERRRAMMRQRAQERETEELELLELEDEGRSGEESEEESEYEEYTDSEDETEPRLKPVFIRRKDRVTVQEREAEAIKQKELEAEAKRLSEEQRKYTLKIVEEEARREIEESRRTLSALDALNTDDENDEEEYESWKVRELKRIKRDREERESMEKEKAEIDRMHNLTEEERRAELRANSKAITNKASKGKYKFLQKYYHRGAFFMDEEEDLYKRDFSSPTLEDHFNKTILPKVMQVKNFGRSGRTKYTHLVDQDTTSFDSAWAQESAQNSKFFKQRAAGVRDVFERPSAKKRKTT, encoded by the exons ATGAGGTCATCACCCTGCGATACCTGTTCGCCATCTTGTTGTTTCAGGGCTGTTTGTTTTGTCTCTTTCGCCCAGGCCTCGGTCTCAGGAAGCTGCACCGCCGCCATGGCCGCCCCGCTCAGCCTGAACGCCAAGCAGCCGCCGATTCAATCCACGGCCGGAGCCGTGCCCGTCCTCAATGAGAAAG GTGAGGTGTCGATGGAAAAAGTGAAAGTCAAGCGCTATGTCTCTGGTAAACGACCCGATTATGCGCCAATGGAGTCCTCAGATGAAGAGGAGGAGGACTTCCAGTTTGTGAAGAAGCCGAAAGATGCAGAGGCAGAGCCTGAGGTTACCGAGGAACTGGCAAACGATCCTCGTCTGAAACGTCTCCAAAACCGACTCTCTgaggatgtagaggaaag ATTGGCAAGGCATCGGATGATTGTTGAGCctgaggtggtgatggaggcggAATCTGAGGATGAAGGGGAGCCTTGGCACATTGATCGTGAGGACACCAgtgaagaggaagaggaggaagtgGACGACGAG GAAATTGAGCGACGTCGGGCCATGATGAGACAGCGGGCTCAGGAAAGAGAGACCGAAGAATTGGAACTTTTGGAATTGGAGGATGAAGGTCGATCTGGAGAAGAGTCAGAAGAGGAGTCAGAGTACGAAGAATATACGGACAGTGAGGATGAAACTGAACCCAGGCTAAAACCTGTCTTTATAAGAAG GAAGGACCGTGTCACTGTGCAGGAACGTGAGGCCGAAGCCATAAAGCAAAAGGAGCTGGAGGCGGAGGCCAAGCGTTTGAGTGAGGAGCAGCGCAAATACACGTTGAAG ATTGTGGAGGAGGAGGCCAGGCGAGAGATTGAAGAGTCCAGGAGAACATTGTCAGCTCTCGATGCACTGAACACAGATGATGAGAACGATGAAGAGGAATATGAGTCATGGAAAGTGCGAGAACTTAAACGCATCAAGCGGGACAGAGAGGAGCGGGAATC CATGGAGAAGGAGAAAGCTGAGATTGATCGTATGCATAATCTGACTGAAGAGGAAAGGCGAGCAGAACTTCGAGCCAACAGCAAAGCCATTACCAACAAGGCCAGCAAAGGGAAGTACAAATTCCTGCAGAAGTACTACCACAGAGGAGCCTTCTTCATG GATGAAGAGGAGGATCTTTACAAACGGGACTTCAGTTCCCCGACACTGGAGGACCATTTCAATAAGACCATTTTGCCCAAAGTCATGCAG GTCAAGAACTTTGGTCGTTCGGGGCGGACCAAATATACTCACCTGGTTGACCAGGACACCACCTCATTTGACTCAGCATGGGCCCAGGAATCTGCTCAGAACAGCAAATTCTTTAAACAGCGGGCAGCTGGTGTGCGTGATGTTTTTGAGAGGCCATCGGCCAAGAAAAGGAAGACCACGTGA
- the hypk gene encoding huntingtin-interacting protein K has protein sequence MAEADGDLDLENEESERPAEKPRKHDSGAADLERVTDYAEEKEILSSDLETAMSVIGDRRSREQKAKQEREKELAKVTIRKEDVELIMNEMEISRSAAERGLREHLGNVVEALIALTD, from the exons ATGGCGGAGGCTGACGGAGACCTGGACCTGGAGAATGAGGAGAGCGAGCGGCCTGCAGAGAAACCCCGCAAACACGACAGCGGAGCCGCCGACCTGGAGAGGGTGACCGACTATGCGGAGGAAAAGGAGATTCTCAGCTCGGACCTGGAGACG GCAATGTCTGTCATTGGAGACAGAAGATCCCGGGAACAGAAAGCTAAACAGGAAAG GGAGAAAGAATTGGCAAAAGTGACCATCAGGAAGGAGGATGTTGAACTGATT ATGAACGAAATGGAGATCTCTCGAAGTGCAGCAGAGCGTGGTTTACGAGAGCACTTGGGAAATGTCGTTGAAGCCTTGATAgctctcactgactga